One genomic region from Halococcus qingdaonensis encodes:
- a CDS encoding phosphotransacetylase family protein: MNPILFTTTDEGTGKTAIALAIARIAADRDVDAGYMKPKGTRLQSNVGKTLDKDPLLAGELLDLDAEVHDLEPVVYSQTLVETALRGQADPAELRERVTESYRELAADHELIVIEGGSRLSTGGIIGLTDRDVAELLDARVILIAHYDEPGDIDDVLAATRQLDEVDGVLFNGVSDDNYDELTTDAIPFLEDRGIPILGVVPHQRELAGITVADLADELGARVLTDETPLDGLVERVSVGAMGSEAALGQFRRTRSAAMITGGDRSEIQTAALQASGIACLLLTGGHSPPQAVLGRAEKANVPVLRVPSDTITAVDRAEDAIAAGPARSADTIERMQSLLVDRLDVDRLLDRE; the protein is encoded by the coding sequence ATGAACCCGATACTATTCACCACGACCGACGAAGGCACCGGCAAGACGGCCATCGCACTCGCGATCGCACGGATCGCCGCCGACCGCGACGTGGACGCCGGCTACATGAAACCGAAGGGCACGCGCCTCCAGAGCAACGTCGGCAAGACACTCGACAAGGATCCGCTACTCGCGGGCGAACTGCTCGATCTCGATGCCGAAGTGCACGACCTGGAGCCGGTGGTCTACTCACAGACACTCGTCGAAACGGCACTGCGTGGCCAGGCCGATCCGGCGGAGCTGCGCGAGCGTGTCACCGAGAGCTACCGCGAACTCGCCGCCGATCACGAGCTGATCGTAATCGAGGGCGGCAGCCGACTCTCGACGGGCGGGATCATCGGTCTCACCGATCGGGACGTCGCGGAGCTGCTCGACGCACGGGTGATTCTCATCGCCCACTACGACGAGCCCGGCGATATCGACGACGTGCTCGCGGCGACCCGACAGCTCGACGAGGTGGATGGCGTGCTGTTCAACGGCGTGTCGGACGACAACTACGACGAGCTGACGACCGACGCCATCCCCTTCCTCGAAGACCGTGGAATACCGATCCTCGGCGTGGTGCCCCACCAGCGCGAGCTCGCGGGCATCACGGTGGCGGATCTCGCCGACGAGCTCGGCGCACGAGTGCTCACCGACGAAACCCCGCTCGACGGTCTCGTCGAACGGGTTTCCGTCGGCGCGATGGGATCCGAAGCCGCACTCGGGCAGTTCCGTCGCACGCGCTCGGCCGCGATGATCACCGGTGGCGATCGATCCGAGATACAGACCGCGGCGCTGCAGGCGTCGGGCATCGCCTGTCTGCTTCTCACCGGCGGTCACAGCCCCCCACAGGCGGTTCTCGGCCGCGCTGAGAAGGCAAACGTGCCGGTGCTCCGCGTCCCCTCCGACACGATTACGGCCGTCGACCGCGCCGAGGACGCCATCGCTGCTGGCCCTGCACGGAGCGCCGACACCATCGAACGGATGCAGTCGCTGCTCGTCGATCGTCTCGATGTCGACAGGCTACTCGACAGGGAGTGA